From Flavobacterium arcticum, the proteins below share one genomic window:
- a CDS encoding DUF6712 family protein — protein MMMQPLITRNDIAQYKQLSKTPNDAKLNEMILDAQLLDIQPLLGEKLFNAIMAAPESFAALLEGSIYEKDGISYTNYGLKMVLSYFTYARYMMFASVTDTPFSVVEKLNNDSRPVETATKKTIYQLNRDAAYKVWESVHNWLIRTSNEDYKKNCGVASTNQGMRFTKIG, from the coding sequence ATGATGATGCAGCCCTTAATAACACGGAATGATATTGCACAGTACAAGCAACTATCTAAAACACCAAATGATGCTAAGTTGAACGAAATGATACTCGACGCACAACTACTAGACATTCAGCCATTACTGGGCGAAAAGTTGTTTAATGCTATTATGGCAGCACCCGAAAGTTTTGCAGCTCTGCTAGAAGGTAGTATTTATGAAAAAGACGGAATTAGCTATACCAACTATGGTTTAAAAATGGTACTGTCCTATTTTACGTATGCCCGTTACATGATGTTTGCATCGGTAACGGACACGCCGTTTTCGGTAGTAGAAAAACTGAATAATGACAGTCGCCCTGTAGAAACTGCAACCAAAAAAACAATATACCAGCTAAACCGCGATGCTGCCTATAAAGTATGGGAAAGCGTGCACAACTGGCTGATAAGAACAAGCAATGAAGACTATAAGAAAAACTGCGGTGTAGCAAGTACTAACCAAGGTATGCGATTTACCAAAATAGGATAA